A stretch of the Campylobacter sp. 19-13652 genome encodes the following:
- a CDS encoding methyl-accepting chemotaxis protein, giving the protein MRKLNLVTKISLLVVCALVLGFGIFAYKNYTNIHESVFDIVIGSKERETSTATKAVDNYINDSLSTLKSIGEVVKSLGDMPDTEVGPLLAKIFKTTWFDSIYVGYAKDGRLIGLDKGNDEIFYLNKIKNDYDARIRPWYIAASSLKTPGVAEPYEDHTTHKFTVGLYAPIYEGDELKFVVGANIFLDTLRSDMSALYDQKNGESRLFIITPKANLIMHTDPNMVMIDKPAVKEVVGNLLKFYEQNSNKPYYYGLSKHQNIALCDRIEQGWLVCYAGGLESFSKKIDSISKNQIIYSIIFVIIMIAILVGAIKWQLRPLDAIKAQISDFFSFLNYQSQSATISNISTRDEFGEIGQMINENIQNIEQNLKDEAAFIKSAEIFANRIKDGEFDASIDASSKNPALNSLKDTLTRLSASLQENIGKSSNEILSLLDDFKARDFTKSLSDSGKIASGVNLLGEQIASILKENLNQANLLNKKSIILKEAVGTLNKSASDQAAALNESATAIEQMNGAMHSISVKADEVIRQSDDIKNVITIIRDIADQTNLLALNAAIEAARAGEHGRGFAVVADEVRKLAERTQKSLSEIEANANILTQSINEMSSSIQEQTGGISQVNESIVNIDNITKQNLQIANDTNTVTSEVEAMAAQIVKEASKNKF; this is encoded by the coding sequence ATGAGAAAGCTAAATTTAGTGACTAAAATTTCACTTTTAGTTGTGTGTGCGCTCGTGCTTGGCTTTGGCATTTTTGCTTATAAAAACTACACAAATATCCATGAAAGTGTCTTTGATATAGTCATTGGCTCCAAAGAGCGAGAGACCAGTACTGCCACAAAAGCAGTGGATAATTACATAAATGACTCACTAAGCACCCTTAAGAGTATAGGCGAAGTGGTAAAATCCCTAGGCGACATGCCAGATACTGAGGTAGGACCACTGCTCGCTAAGATTTTTAAGACCACGTGGTTTGACTCCATCTATGTGGGATACGCCAAAGACGGCAGGCTTATAGGGTTGGATAAGGGTAATGATGAGATCTTTTATCTTAATAAAATTAAAAACGACTATGACGCTAGGATTCGACCGTGGTATATCGCCGCTAGCAGTTTAAAGACCCCAGGCGTCGCTGAGCCATACGAGGATCACACTACCCACAAATTTACCGTGGGGCTTTATGCGCCTATTTATGAGGGAGACGAGCTTAAATTTGTTGTAGGGGCGAATATATTTTTGGATACTTTGCGCAGTGATATGTCCGCGCTTTACGATCAGAAAAATGGCGAAAGCAGGCTATTTATCATCACGCCAAAAGCGAATTTAATAATGCACACAGATCCAAATATGGTAATGATTGACAAGCCTGCTGTAAAAGAGGTTGTGGGCAATTTGCTTAAATTTTACGAGCAAAATAGTAACAAGCCATATTATTATGGTTTGAGCAAGCACCAAAATATCGCCCTTTGTGATAGGATAGAGCAGGGCTGGCTGGTGTGCTATGCGGGCGGGCTTGAGAGCTTTAGCAAAAAGATAGATAGTATCTCTAAAAATCAGATAATCTACTCTATTATATTTGTTATTATTATGATAGCTATTTTGGTGGGAGCTATTAAATGGCAGTTGCGCCCTCTTGATGCGATAAAGGCTCAGATTTCCGATTTTTTCAGCTTTTTAAACTACCAAAGCCAAAGCGCGACCATAAGTAACATATCCACAAGGGACGAATTTGGCGAAATAGGACAGATGATAAATGAAAACATACAAAACATAGAGCAAAATTTAAAAGACGAGGCGGCGTTTATTAAAAGCGCCGAAATCTTTGCTAATAGAATAAAAGATGGCGAATTTGACGCTAGTATAGACGCCAGTAGCAAAAACCCAGCTTTAAATAGCCTAAAAGACACCCTTACGCGCCTTTCTGCATCACTTCAAGAAAATATAGGCAAAAGCTCAAATGAAATTCTATCCTTGCTTGATGATTTTAAGGCTAGAGATTTTACCAAAAGTCTCTCAGATAGCGGCAAAATCGCAAGTGGAGTAAATTTGCTGGGCGAGCAGATAGCTTCCATTTTAAAAGAAAATTTAAACCAAGCAAACCTGCTTAACAAAAAATCCATAATCTTAAAAGAAGCAGTTGGTACTCTTAATAAAAGCGCCAGCGACCAAGCCGCGGCTCTTAATGAAAGCGCAACTGCAATAGAGCAGATGAACGGCGCTATGCATAGCATATCTGTAAAAGCCGATGAAGTCATACGCCAAAGCGATGATATAAAAAACGTCATTACGATTATTAGAGACATAGCAGACCAGACAAATTTACTTGCTCTAAATGCAGCCATAGAAGCCGCTAGAGCAGGCGAGCATGGCAGGGGGTTTGCTGTAGTGGCTGATGAAGTCAGAAAGCTAGCAGAGCGCACCCAAAAAAGCTTGAGCGAAATAGAGGCAAACGCAAATATCCTAACCCAGTCCATAAACGAGATGAGCTCTAGTATACAAGAGCAAACTGGCGGCATATCGCAGGTAAATGAGTCTATCGTAAATATCGACAATATCACAAAGCAAAATCTGCAAATCGCAAATGATACAAATACCGTTACCTCCGAAGTCGAAGCGATGGCGGCGCAGATAGTAAAAGAGGCGAGCAAGAATAAATTCTAA